One window of the Chryseotalea sp. WA131a genome contains the following:
- a CDS encoding alpha/beta hydrolase, which yields MNKILIRSIGLYLNSLALLSPNLAAKKGFELFCWPRRIKVKPHQLEFLNQADEKFTITYAGKKVQAYRWGKGAKKLLMLHGWQSHSYWWRYVINAIPKEEYTIFSLDAPGHGLSEGDFLNLPHYSGLLEEFVISQGSFHAVLSHSFGSFASIYSLHRKPDLNIGKVVVMAAPGEVEFFFTYYHKLLGLSNRTIELITNYFIKTIGKPPSYFKIKDFAATLSLPGLVIHDTEDLEAPYKNAVSMQQVWSNSQLISTTGLGHHLKSKELVEKVVAYLAN from the coding sequence ATGAACAAAATACTCATTAGATCCATCGGTCTTTATTTGAACTCACTCGCCCTTTTGTCGCCTAACCTAGCTGCCAAAAAAGGTTTTGAGCTTTTCTGTTGGCCACGCAGAATAAAGGTGAAACCGCATCAATTGGAATTTTTAAATCAAGCAGACGAAAAATTCACCATCACCTATGCAGGTAAAAAAGTGCAAGCGTATCGATGGGGAAAGGGAGCAAAAAAACTATTGATGCTTCATGGCTGGCAAAGTCATAGTTATTGGTGGAGGTATGTAATCAATGCCATCCCCAAGGAGGAATACACTATCTTTTCGCTAGATGCCCCAGGCCACGGCTTATCGGAAGGCGACTTCTTGAATTTACCTCACTATAGTGGATTGCTAGAAGAATTTGTTATCAGTCAAGGTTCATTTCATGCCGTGCTCAGTCATTCGTTCGGTAGTTTTGCAAGCATTTATTCGTTGCATCGAAAGCCTGATTTAAACATTGGCAAAGTTGTGGTAATGGCAGCTCCCGGTGAGGTAGAGTTCTTTTTTACCTATTATCACAAACTACTTGGGCTGAGCAACAGAACGATTGAGTTAATCACAAACTATTTTATTAAAACCATTGGCAAGCCTCCATCCTATTTTAAGATAAAAGATTTTGCGGCAACCCTTTCGCTGCCGGGTTTGGTCATTCACGATACAGAAGATTTGGAGGCTCCTTACAAAAATGCAGTTTCAATGCAGCAAGTTTGGAGCAACTCTCAATTGATTTCTACCACAGGGCTTGGTCATCATCTAAAGTCAAAAGAGTTGGTTGAAAAAGTAGTGGCCTACTTGGCAAACTGA
- a CDS encoding TetR/AcrR family transcriptional regulator yields the protein MRNPIETKSAILQHAGNLFNVQGYKATSISHITDSTGFTKGAIYRHFKNKEKLEEQSLVYLMGVMFEKLRAQIKKQNNAVDKLKGVIHFFESYISKSPIAGGCPLLNVAIEADDHSPHLRKKAYSILEILKESIVTILSNGIKFGQIKRNIDKEYYATVIIASLEGAIMMSRLSKTDRDIRLVISHLEKLIEEIKA from the coding sequence ATGCGCAATCCAATTGAAACCAAAAGTGCCATCTTGCAACATGCGGGCAATTTATTCAATGTGCAAGGCTATAAGGCTACCTCCATTAGCCATATTACCGATTCCACTGGCTTTACCAAAGGCGCCATCTATCGGCACTTCAAGAACAAGGAGAAACTCGAAGAACAATCGTTGGTTTATTTAATGGGCGTGATGTTTGAAAAACTGCGAGCCCAAATCAAAAAACAAAACAATGCTGTCGATAAACTAAAAGGTGTGATTCATTTTTTCGAATCATACATTTCAAAGTCACCTATAGCAGGAGGGTGTCCATTGTTAAATGTAGCAATAGAAGCCGATGACCACAGTCCGCATTTACGCAAGAAAGCATACTCGATTTTAGAAATATTGAAAGAGTCAATTGTAACTATTTTAAGCAATGGCATCAAGTTTGGGCAAATAAAGAGGAATATTGATAAAGAATACTACGCTACTGTTATCATTGCCAGTTTGGAAGGTGCTATTATGATGAGCCGTCTGTCAAAAACAGACCGCGATATACGGTTGGTGATATCTCATTTAGAAAAATTAATCGAAGAGATAAAAGCTTAA
- the uvrA gene encoding excinuclease ABC subunit UvrA: MTKPTLPFSDTELDDLDPKEYIIIKRARVNNLKNLSVAIPRNKLVVITGLSGSGKSSLAFDTLFAEGQRMYVESLNSYARQFLGRMEKPEVDYIRGVSPAIAIEQKVNTRNPRSTVGTTTEIYDYLKLLFARIGKTYSPVSGNEVKRDTVTDVVEFINKQKEGTRVMVACPLKIQKGRKLADELNLLLSKGFARVLIDGEVKFIEELVGAPTEEEAPKKKTSAKAKKVEGEVNILIDRAAINASDEDLTFRLSDSGQTAFFEGQGDCVIYIEGQAKKNFSDRFELDGISFTEPSINLFSFNNPFGACQTCEGFGKILGIDEDLVIPDKSLSVYEGAIAPWRGEVMSEWAKPLLKNGIKFDFPVHRPISELSRKQYDLLWTGNEHFDGLHEFFRYLASKTHKIQYRVMLSRYRGRTTCPDCRGTKLRKDAAYVKIADTSITDLVLMPLEDALVFFENLNLPAYEQKVSDRILTEIKTRLEYMVKVGLGYLTLNRVTSTLSGGEFQRIKLATSLGSALVGSMYIMDEPSIGLHPRDTARMVEVLKSLRDMGNTVIVVEHEEEIMRAADQIIDIGPDAGSHGGHLVFQGSIKDITAKTQSHTAEYLFGTDEISIPKQRRKWKDSITLIGARENNLKNLKIKFPLGVLTVVTGVSGSGKSTLIKKVLYPALGRLTGNIGDTPGKYDQLVGDFNIIKQIEFVDQNPIGKSSRSNPISYVKAYDVIRNLYADQPMAKQRGYKPSHFSFNVEGGRCETCEGEGEIKVEMQFMADIFLECESCHGKRFKQEVLEVEHKGKSIADVLDMTVEEGLEFFKDKKPVCDRILPLFDVGLGYVKLGQSSNSLSGGEAQRVKLASFLGKNSPEKGDHILFIFDEPTTGLHFHDISKLLKAMNALVDEGHSVMVIEHNMEVIKCADWIIDLGPEGGEKNGGQLLFEGTPEEMVKKGKGYTSEFLRKKYESN; this comes from the coding sequence ATGACCAAGCCAACCCTTCCTTTTTCCGATACTGAGCTAGACGACCTCGACCCCAAAGAATACATCATCATCAAGCGGGCAAGGGTAAATAACCTAAAAAATTTAAGCGTTGCCATCCCCCGCAATAAGTTAGTGGTAATTACAGGTCTTTCAGGCTCCGGCAAATCATCGTTGGCTTTTGATACGTTGTTTGCCGAAGGCCAGCGGATGTATGTGGAAAGTCTGAATTCGTATGCCCGCCAGTTTTTGGGGCGGATGGAAAAACCCGAGGTCGATTATATCCGTGGAGTTTCGCCAGCCATTGCCATTGAGCAAAAAGTAAACACCCGCAATCCTCGCTCCACCGTTGGCACTACTACTGAAATTTATGATTACTTAAAACTGCTCTTCGCCCGAATAGGCAAAACCTATTCGCCCGTGAGCGGAAATGAAGTAAAGCGCGATACCGTAACGGATGTAGTAGAATTTATCAACAAACAAAAAGAAGGCACGCGTGTGATGGTGGCCTGCCCCCTAAAAATCCAAAAAGGAAGAAAGCTAGCAGACGAATTAAATCTCCTTTTGAGCAAAGGGTTTGCTAGAGTTTTGATCGATGGTGAAGTAAAGTTTATTGAAGAATTGGTGGGAGCGCCAACGGAAGAAGAAGCACCAAAAAAGAAGACATCGGCAAAAGCTAAGAAGGTTGAAGGAGAAGTGAACATTCTAATTGACCGCGCAGCCATCAACGCAAGTGATGAAGACCTCACCTTCCGATTATCAGACTCTGGTCAAACGGCTTTCTTTGAAGGCCAAGGGGATTGCGTAATTTATATCGAGGGTCAGGCCAAGAAAAATTTCTCTGATCGATTTGAGTTGGATGGCATCAGTTTTACCGAGCCTTCCATCAATCTGTTTAGCTTCAATAATCCCTTTGGTGCCTGCCAAACCTGCGAAGGCTTTGGAAAAATTCTTGGCATTGATGAAGACTTGGTGATTCCAGATAAAAGCCTTTCGGTTTATGAAGGTGCTATTGCCCCTTGGCGGGGAGAAGTGATGAGTGAGTGGGCAAAGCCTTTGTTGAAAAATGGAATCAAGTTCGATTTTCCGGTGCACCGGCCGATAAGTGAGTTGAGTAGAAAGCAATATGACTTGCTCTGGACCGGTAACGAACACTTCGATGGCTTGCACGAATTCTTTCGCTACCTCGCATCAAAGACACATAAAATTCAATACAGGGTTATGCTTTCGCGCTACCGTGGCAGAACCACTTGCCCTGATTGTCGTGGCACAAAGTTGCGCAAAGACGCAGCCTATGTAAAGATTGCGGATACTTCCATTACCGATTTAGTATTGATGCCCTTGGAAGACGCGTTGGTATTTTTTGAAAACTTAAACCTTCCTGCGTACGAACAAAAAGTTTCGGATCGGATTTTGACAGAAATCAAAACGCGATTAGAATACATGGTGAAAGTAGGCTTGGGTTATCTCACACTCAACCGTGTTACCTCCACTTTATCGGGTGGAGAATTTCAGCGCATCAAATTAGCAACTTCGCTCGGCAGCGCGTTGGTGGGCTCCATGTACATTATGGACGAACCGAGCATTGGCCTACACCCTCGCGACACGGCCCGCATGGTGGAAGTACTGAAATCTCTTCGCGACATGGGCAATACGGTGATTGTGGTGGAGCACGAGGAAGAAATCATGCGCGCAGCTGACCAAATCATCGACATCGGTCCCGATGCGGGTTCGCACGGTGGCCATTTGGTTTTTCAGGGAAGCATCAAAGACATTACCGCAAAAACGCAATCGCACACAGCCGAGTATTTGTTTGGCACCGATGAAATTTCCATACCCAAGCAGCGCAGAAAATGGAAAGACTCCATCACACTAATAGGGGCGCGGGAAAACAATCTTAAAAATTTGAAAATAAAATTTCCATTGGGTGTGCTTACCGTTGTCACGGGAGTGAGCGGCTCTGGAAAATCAACACTCATCAAAAAAGTATTGTATCCGGCACTGGGCAGATTAACCGGCAATATTGGCGACACGCCTGGCAAATACGACCAACTGGTTGGCGACTTTAACATCATCAAGCAAATTGAATTTGTTGACCAAAATCCCATTGGAAAATCATCGCGCTCCAATCCCATTAGTTACGTCAAAGCATACGATGTGATCCGAAACTTATATGCCGACCAACCAATGGCCAAGCAGCGCGGCTACAAACCTTCTCACTTTTCGTTCAATGTAGAAGGCGGCCGGTGCGAAACGTGCGAAGGGGAAGGTGAAATAAAAGTAGAGATGCAGTTTATGGCCGACATCTTTTTGGAATGCGAAAGTTGCCATGGCAAACGCTTTAAGCAAGAAGTATTGGAGGTAGAACACAAAGGTAAATCGATTGCCGATGTGCTGGACATGACGGTGGAAGAGGGCTTGGAATTTTTCAAAGACAAGAAACCCGTGTGCGATAGAATCCTTCCACTTTTTGATGTGGGCTTAGGTTATGTGAAGTTGGGGCAGTCCTCCAACTCGCTTTCGGGTGGGGAAGCACAGCGTGTAAAGCTAGCTTCTTTTTTAGGTAAGAACTCACCCGAGAAAGGTGACCACATTCTTTTTATTTTTGATGAGCCTACAACCGGACTGCATTTTCATGATATTTCAAAACTATTGAAAGCAATGAATGCCTTAGTGGATGAAGGGCACAGCGTGATGGTAATTGAGCATAACATGGAGGTAATCAAATGTGCCGATTGGATTATTGACCTCGGCCCAGAAGGCGGAGAAAAAAATGGCGGGCAACTTTTATTTGAAGGTACACCCGAGGAGATGGTGAAGAAAGGAAAAGGCTATACATCGGAATTTTTAAGAAAAAAATATGAATCAAATTAG
- a CDS encoding RNA polymerase sigma factor, with protein sequence MIDSRCSDSQLVTLYQTGNEEAFEMLLHRHKSRIYTAIYLIVKDRYEAQDLLQDTFIKALNTIQSGRYNEEGKFLPWICRIAHNLAIDHFRRHKRYPEITFEDGNKVFDSMQFAEESYEAKQMMRDTHSRVRDLIKELPEEQKQVLIMRHYLEMSFQEIADRTGVSINTALGRMRYALINLRKKMIKNHIAYDKDFYPKRPDQIALPRNLGRGDEGN encoded by the coding sequence ATGATTGACAGCAGATGCAGCGATAGCCAGTTGGTGACGCTCTATCAAACCGGTAACGAAGAGGCGTTCGAAATGCTACTTCACAGACACAAGTCCCGTATTTATACGGCCATTTATTTAATAGTAAAAGATCGCTACGAGGCCCAGGATCTTCTCCAGGACACCTTTATTAAAGCGCTCAACACTATACAAAGTGGTCGCTATAACGAAGAAGGTAAATTCCTTCCCTGGATTTGCCGCATTGCACATAATTTGGCCATCGACCACTTCAGGCGCCACAAACGCTATCCTGAGATTACGTTTGAAGATGGAAACAAGGTGTTCGACTCCATGCAATTCGCGGAAGAGTCGTATGAGGCAAAGCAAATGATGCGCGACACACACTCGCGCGTACGAGATTTGATAAAAGAATTGCCTGAAGAGCAAAAGCAAGTGTTGATTATGAGGCACTATTTAGAAATGAGCTTTCAGGAAATAGCCGACCGAACGGGGGTGAGCATCAATACGGCATTGGGGAGGATGCGTTATGCGTTAATCAATTTGAGGAAGAAAATGATTAAAAACCATATAGCCTATGATAAAGACTTTTACCCAAAACGACCTGATCAGATTGCTTTACCACGAAACCTCGGAAGAGGAGACGAGGGAAATTAA
- a CDS encoding heme-binding protein yields MNQISKISSKEALLLIEQVVVEAEKINKQVAVAVCGPEGELISFLRMDEASPASSTIAQNKAYTSARDRKSTREMGEGMIAKSRPPAYWGDLRITGFGGGLPILQNSKVIGGIGVSGLSEAEDERIAQAAITKVYG; encoded by the coding sequence ATGAATCAAATTAGTAAGATTAGTTCGAAAGAAGCATTGCTCTTGATTGAGCAAGTGGTGGTAGAGGCTGAAAAAATAAACAAACAAGTCGCAGTGGCTGTCTGTGGCCCAGAGGGTGAACTGATTTCCTTTCTGCGAATGGATGAGGCGTCTCCCGCTTCTTCTACCATTGCACAAAACAAAGCCTACACTTCAGCACGCGATCGAAAATCTACAAGGGAGATGGGCGAAGGTATGATTGCCAAGAGTCGCCCACCAGCATATTGGGGAGATCTTAGAATTACAGGCTTTGGTGGCGGGCTCCCCATTCTGCAAAATTCAAAAGTGATTGGCGGAATTGGTGTAAGCGGTCTTTCAGAGGCAGAAGACGAGCGAATTGCACAAGCAGCCATTACAAAAGTTTACGGCTGA